The sequence below is a genomic window from Phoenix dactylifera cultivar Barhee BC4 chromosome 8, palm_55x_up_171113_PBpolish2nd_filt_p, whole genome shotgun sequence.
TCTTATGCAACTTTGATTGGACCTAGATGCAAAtgtattcttttcatttttaagTAAGTCATGGTTTCCAATAATGCTTGCTTACATAGCTCCATCGCATTATATTTGGAGAGTAACTTCATGGAAAGCATTAATGTTAAcattttgatatatttttttaaaaaacatatGTCATATCCTATGTATAATGTAAGATATTTGTATTGCTATGTGACCTcaaattttatatcatttgcaaTCAGGAACTGATCTACTGCACCCTTAGTAGATATCCTGTTATACTATAGCATCTTATATCTTTGGGATGTTTAGGTTTCTGTCTGGTGCAGTTTGAACCTTTCTGGATATACTATCATGCTTGCAATTAATATTAGAATGTTGGTTGGTGGAATTTAACCAACTGTGGCCAGTGCCTTTAATTGCCACACCAGTTGTCATTTTAAAATAAGGAGCACATGCCTCTCAGTATATGCTTTAGGATTTTGATTCTCTTTTAGGGAATTCTCTGGGGATATTGTGACACATCATGGATATCAAAAAGATGATGGTTATGATGCTGATAGATTATTGTCTATATTTTTGGATGCAGTTATAACTTCAAATCTGTAttatgaatatcttttgaagagAACACTTTTATAGGTGATTTATAATGATTTGGAACATCAATCTGAGCTAGCTGCTTTAGGTGATTGTTCTCTTATATTCTTTTTATTATGAGGCTAATGCATGCCTTAGATTGAATGTTTTAGTTGTTGTAACAGAAAATTTTCTGCTATAGCTTTGGGTTTTAAAAGCCCTTGCTATTTAAAACTTTTGCTCTAATAATTTCTTGTCCTAAAAGTTGTATAAGTAGCTTTTCTACTGCAAGCATTCACCACGTCCATCTACAAGTCTGCCATTATGTCAGTATTTCAGTCTGCAGGTCCAGTTGTCATTATAATTAATACTGCTTGAACTATGATGATCGATTctggtttcttttatttttcattataggaCTCCTTCCTTttcagtttttttcttttcagtaaTTACTTTCTGGCACGTAACAGGCAATTATTAAGCCCCAGTATGTTGATCACATTCCCAAAGCTGTTCAAGGGAATGTCGGTCAGGTGCTTGACCAAAAAGATGAGAGAGATATGAAGGCTGAACTGTGCATTGATCTCGAGTTGAATCAGGTTATTGATCGTAATGTGGGCGATTTATCTGGTGGAGAGTTGCAGAGATTTGCAATTGCTGTAGTTGCTATACAAAATGCAGAAATTTATATGTTTGATGAGCCATCAAGTTATCTTGATGTAAAACAGAGGCTTAAAGCTGCACAAGTTGTTCGGTCCTTGCTCAGGCCTAATAGGTACTGGCGATTTCTAGTttgtactttcttttttttaatggttCCATTGTGAAATAATATTCTATAACTcactcatttttcctttctcagCTATGTGATTGTCGTGGAGCACGACCTCAGTGTCCTAGATTACTTATCAGATTTCATTTGTTGCTTGTACGGGAAACCAGGAGCTTATGGAGTTGTTACTCTACCGTTTTCTGTCCGAGAaggaattaacattttcttggCCGGTTTTGTTCCTACAGAAAATCTCCGTTTTCGAGATGAATCTCTCACATTTAAGGTAACATTCTCATTTTGGAGTCTATATTTGCTATACAATGATAATCCAGTATAATGGTTTGATATTCTTGCCCCTTCCAGGTTGCCGAGACTCCTCAAGAGAGTGGTGAGGAGATCCAGGGCTACCAACGATACAGATACCCTACCATGAGTAAAACACAGGGTAATTTCAAGTTATCTGTGATCGGGGGTGAATTTACTGATTCTCAGATCATTGTCATGCTGGGTGAAAATGGAACTGGAAAGACAACATTTATTCGGATGCTGGTATACTATTCTATCTTTTGATCCGGATATCCGTTGCTGTAATCTTCAACTTTTTTTGACCTGATAATGCAAGCTAGCTTAATTATGTCGATAATCGGTGATAACCTGAGGTTGGACAAGTTTATTTGGGAATTGAAGGGAACATGCTATTGCAGGTGAAAGGGATTTAATTGGTCATATGTAACTTTAAGAGGATTCGAAATAATGCTTGATTCATGTTAGACACTTGACTCAGTCGACGCTTCTCCATGACTTGTGATGACGTTTTGCAGATCATAGCTGTCGTCTACTTGATTGATCTGGTACATATTGCAGAATATGCTTGAACCAGATGATTTAACCCAATTGAGCTTTGTGACCTCACTTGCAAAGCAAGACCCTTACGGTTGCCATATAAGGAGGTTGTTTTCTGCTCATGATATCTCATGAGAGAGGGTTTGGATGGACAATTGTACACATGAGAGAGGTTAGGTGTTGGCACTTCACATCAAATTTGAGGGTGAGAGAGGTGTTGAACAAGAATACAAATTTTCTGAGTATAACGTATTGCTTGTGACATGATGCCCTCATGAAACTCAAGCTAATTAAATTGGACaggtttctaattttttttttccttcgaaAGTTATAATTCAAAATGCTAGTATTTTTGCACATGTTATGCATGCGCCTATCAGAGGGaaagttgggggggggggggggggggggggagtttgGCTTCAAGTGCCCCTTCATGTTTACATTGTGGGTCCTACAGAAGGAAACTTCACTTCTGGATTCCGGCTTTGTATGTCCCACTCCAGTTCTCTTCATACAATGGTGAATGTATGAGGAGTTACACATGCTTTAAAATTAGTCACATGTAATCAAAGGTGGAATTGAGATTTTAGTTATTTAATCATGTGCAACTGATGATTAAAACTTGGATAACTAGTGACGCAACTAAATGATTTGGTTATGTGAGCAGCATTAACTGTGCGTAGTTGTCATTTCATATGTGTTTTGGCATAATCCTTATGTACCAACTTGTTGCATCATCACCCTACAAAATAACTCTCTTCCTCTCTGTATACGGTATTGGTGTGTGCTGTTGGTTGCTCATCTTCTTTTATGATGGATAGACTCGTAGGGGGATGATATAaaaattttttcaagaaagagaaaaatatacTGATGTTGTTGTATACTGACTATTAACTTTGCTTTGTTGGCCTccctttttgattttgttgcAAATTCACAGGCTGGATTGTTAAAGCCTGATGTGGTGGAAGATGCAGATGTTGAAATACCTGAATTCAATGTTTCATATAAGCCTCAAAAGATCAGTCCAAAATTTCAATCTACTGTGAGACACTTGCTGCATCAAAAAATTCGGGATTCATATATGCATCCTCAATTCACAACTGATGTCATGAAACCTTTGCAAATTGAGCAATTAATGGACCAAGAAGTTGTAAATCTTTCTGGTGGAGAGCTGCAAAGGGTGGCATTGTGTCTATGTCTTGGGAAGGTttgtataattatttttttggcaACTTATGCACTTACCATTGAcatgcttctttctttttgttttgcttttctgaTTTCATGGTAataatttttgcataaatttatTTTCTGCATTAAATATTCAAAACTTAATTTTATTTGGAAAGGAGAATTGCGATGTAACGAGTACCTTATAAAATTACAGTGATCTTATAGAATGTTTTACTGTTATTATACTTTAGagtcataattttttaataaaatggtAAAGGAATTTCTCTTTATGAAATTAGTTTCAGAAAACATGATGAATAATTACATCTAGTGGTCAATCTTTTTTGTTCATATGGAGACTGTTGCAAGATACCTTTTTTGACCATACTGTTTTTTGTGTTCCTAATGGGCCCTTAATTTTCTTTGAAACTGCTTAGGAATTTCTCCCTCTCAATTGGAcagaaattaattttatttagtATTCGACCTCAAATAGGCTATCTAGTGCAGCTGCCCAAGCATTTGCTTATGCTTGTAAAATGCCTGCCTTTAGATTATGAAGAATGGCAGAATCTGTCTATAACTATAGATCTGCTATAAATCTAAATTTTAATTCCAGATATATTGTCCTTGTCCAATTAAAACTCACCTAAAATAGTAACTGATGTTACAATAATCTGAAAACCTACATGTGGATCTAAACCATCCTCCTATGTTTCTAGTTGTGTGAAAAAAATATTGCACACAGtgcaaatattgtattataagcCTTCATAAAAATCCCTGCTGGTCATTATTGCACATAAGGCAAATGTTGTATTGTAAGTCTTGCATTTTGAACATGCCATAGACGTTGGATTTTTTTAAAACACTATTATTTAATAACATTTATTCCTAGCTGGGGTTAATGAGCTTTTCATAGGCTTCTTGACTTGCCATTCAACTTTCCAAGTACACCCATGGGACAAGAAGAATCTCTTCAATGCTAAATCCCATTATCAGCTTGCTCTGTAATATCATCAACCTTCTTTTCATGCAAATGTTCAACATTCCCAATTTCCTGCAAAATAGAGGGATATGCTAGGAATTTGACACTGGTCTATGGCAGTGATCAGAACAGAGTGCACGTGAACTGGTAGGTTATTCCTTATTCGAGAGGTGCATACCTTCTTAAATTGCTCCATTCTGAATGATGGCAGTGGTTTGCCCTTCTCGAGCACTGATCAGAAAAAGGACTGAGATGCTTCCTGTTTCTTTACATAGTTGTCTATTGCTTTGTGAAAGCCAACTTCCCTGGTGGAGTGAGATTAATCTGGGGAAGAGAAGGAAGCACTTGACGAAGCTTCCCTGAATTGGATGgatgaaaaatctgaaaaaTCAATGAAAGATCTTCGCTACATTAACAGCTTCCCATATCAAACTTAGTTTACTTACTTTCGGAAGGAAAATGTCGTAGGCTATAATCACATAGGCTGACCAATTGAAACCTCCATACCTTACCATTTGGGAACAGTCGCCGTAATGGAATTCCTTTTTCGCTTAGATGTTTGGTCACAACCATGAATATGTTTACCATTCCAATTTCTTCCGTCTGATGTTCTGATAATCTTTATTTCTTAGCTTAACTACTAAAGGCAATGATTACGTTTGAGAGCAAATGGCTGCCCATGGTGGTTTATTCTGCTTATAAATCATTTTCTTATTCAAGTAACAGCTAATATAGTGATGCTATTTGCTCCATGTCTTCACATATTAGGTTGCATCATACAAATATGCTTATTTTTCATTAACACAAAACAACATATTTGAAATTTATAACCGAGTAGATTGGTGTTTAATTTTTGTATTGTGCAAGGGAAAAATCTGGCATTGGAGTAATTATTGATTTTGCTAATTTGTAGTTTCATAATACTTTTACTGTTGGATCATAAGAAATTGTTTAGAAGAAACGCATTTTATGAATatgttgagttttttttttcatttttgatgCTTTTGGTATTGATTGGGGTTAGTCGTGCAGCCTGCAGACATATATCTGATAGATGAACCAAGTGCTTATCTTGATTCAGAGCAGCGTATTGTTGCCGCAAAGGTGATAAAGAGATTTATCCTTCATGCAAAGAAAACTGCTTTCGTTGTTGAGCATGATTTCATCATGGCGACTTACTTGGCTGACAAAGTTATTGTATATGAGGGGAAAGCCTCTCTGGATTGTACAGCCAATGCACCTCAGTCATTGGTATCTGGGATGAATCGCTTCTTATCTGTAAGTGCCAaaatatatttcattatttatctaATATATTCTGTTCTTTCATCTGTTTATATATTAGTTATTTTGAATTTCATGATATCCAAGCATAATCCCATCTACAATATTTTGACCTTATTAACCATGAGAGTGTATATTTGGTTTATTGTGGAAACAGCATCTCAATATTACTTTTAGGCGGGATCCCACTAACTACAGACCTCGGATAAACAAGTTGGACTCTACCAAAGATAGGGACCAGAAAGCTGCTGGATCTTATTATTACCTTGATGATTGATGTAACAATAGATTATACACAGGTCTCTTTTCTCACTCAGGAAAGGGGGTCGGTTATGGTTGTTTTGGTGTGTGCATTTATGCTTGCGTGCATGCTTTTTCTGTGTCTACGTCTGTTCCACCTTAGCAAGTCTCTGACCTGTTCTTGCCACATTGCTTTGCAGGCTATTTTTTCATATTCCCTGTGTGTCAGTGATGAAGATGATTCGGTTGAGAAAACAATCTGCGACGATACATCGAGATCCACCGTGATACATGAAGATCTGCCATGATGCATGAAGGCCATCGATGTCATATTTTCTATCTGATTGCAGAACTTTAGGTTTGAgttttttcttcccctttttgcaGTTCTTTAATGTTTTATCTCGAGATTCCACCCCAAAGGAAAACATTGGCTATCGCTTTAGTTCCTATAATGAGGCTGTAACTTGAGTTTTAGAATTGAAGGAGTAGTTTCATATAGGTTGCAACGGCCCGTTTGATGGTGGAGTTACGCCATCATCTACCCGTTGAAGATCTTGCTGGTGGTGAAACGGTTGTCTGCATAAATATTGATTGATGCCTACGGATTCAGAGATTTTCTTGGTATGATATCTAGCTTTTCATCACCTTCAGCAGCTGTTGTTATAGTTGACGAGTAGCAAGCTTTCTCCTGGTTTCATCATGTCACCTGGATTCTTCTCTATTACTCCTTTGAATTCTTGTTGGTACTGGGGTAAAACCTTCGAGTTATCGCCATTTTGTGGTGTTCTTTTGATTCTGGAATGATGAAGTGAGCCATTATATATGGATATCTTCGTTTCTGAAAAAACTATCTTAACTGTAACAGCAGCATTATATTATGGCAGAATTCTCTCTACCATTGTCTACTGGCCTTTATCTATGCAAAATTCATTATAACAGTTTCGGAGAATTAGTTCAGCACGGTTCCTGAAGCCTGGCGAGCTGTCTGGAAGCTGATGCTAGAACCTAAAGCATTCAAATATGTCGGCATCTAACAGAACTTTTATATGATATAGTTTAGTGCAAAGCGGAAGTACGTTCTTTTGACGTTCTTCTTACTATGGCCACCGTGCCCCCTCCTTGGAACTAGTTTTTGAGAGGAGAAAGGGTCCCAGGTCTATATACTTGTAGATGCATTCTACCCTTTTGAAAAGCTCAGAACTGGAAACTCCTTAAGATTAGTGGGTTGGTTCAACAAATGGAAATCCATTTCAGACCTTGTTGTTCTTCCTGCCAGACCTTGGTTGACGTGGATGAGGAAGAGAAGTATGTGTGAGTTTATCTTGATTACGCCCTTGTTGCtcagtttttttctttctagagGGAGATCATCGATCGATAATCTAAGCCTTTAGCTAcatcaaaatttattcaaaCGTGTGATTTCTCATGAAAGGTTTTGTAAGAAAAATGCATCCTCCTTTTCATCATGCAAAttcaatatcaatttatttcttCCATAGATTCTATATGGttttcaaaatttgaacaaaAATACTTGTATTTCCCCCTTCTATATTGAATTTTCTTGCCCTGCCATATTAGCATGATGAAAATTCACCCAAGTTGTTAACATcttttaataaattttgaacAGGTTTATATAATTTTGTAAAAGACACCAAATACGATAATtagtttataaaataattaataataaatatgtaGATAAATAGCTAATATTAGAACATATTATAGCATAATTAATATTGGGATTATAAAGCCCATTGTTGTGGGCTTTCGGTATTAGGGTTTATATAATCATAATTAAAAAAGTCGGTACAATAAGTTGGAAAATAGAATAGATGAGATTTTATCCCAATTCCATAAGAGGCAACAGATTACAATGTAAACAGAAAAGTCGATACAATAAGTTGGAAAAGAGAATGGAATCCCAAAGGCCAATAAGttggaaaataaaacaaaatcctAAAGGCTAGTTGGAAAACAGAGTGGAACCCCAAAGGTCAATAAGTTAGAAAATAGAACAAAATCCCGAAAGAGcatacaaacaaacaaaaaggcAATAGATTGCAATGCAATAATAGGAAAACCGAACGGATGAGGTCTTATCCCAATCCCAAAAGAGCatgcaaacaaacaaaaaggCAACATATTGTAATATAAATAAGAAGTCGGTACAATAAGTTGGAAAACAGGATGGATGAGGTCTTATTCCAATCCCAAAGGAGCATGTAAACAAACAAAAAGGCAACATATTACAACGTAAATAAAAAAGTTGGTACAATAAGTTGCAATGTAAACAGGGAAGTGGGTACAATAAGTTGGAAAATAGAACAGATGAGGTCTTATCCCAATCCTAAAAGAGCATGCAAACAAACAAAGAGGTAATAGATTGCAATGTAAACGGAGAAGTCGGTACAATAAGTTGAAAAAATAGAATGGATGAGGTCATATCCCAATCCCAAAGGAGCATGCAAACAAATAAAGAGGCAACAGATTGTAACGTAAACAGAAAGTCAGTACAATAAGTCGAAAAATAGAATGGCTCAGGTCTTATCGCAATCCCAAAGGGGCATGCAAACAAACAAAGAGGCAACAGATTGCAATGTAAATGAAAAAGTCGGTACAATAAGTTGGAAAATAGAACGGATGAAGTCTTATCCCAATCCCAAAGGAGCATGCAAACAAATAAAGAGGTAAGAGATTGCAATGTAAATGGAAAGTTGTTATAATCAGTC
It includes:
- the LOC103702532 gene encoding ABC transporter E family member 2-like yields the protein MADRLTRIAIVSSDRCKPKKCRQECKKSCPVVKTGKLCIEVTPASKIAFISEELCIGCGICVKKCPFEAIQIINLPKDLDKDTTHRYGPNTFKLHRLPVPRPGQVLGLVGTNGIGKSTALKVLAGKLKPNLGRYNNPPDWQEILTYFRGSELQNYFTRILEDNLKAIIKPQYVDHIPKAVQGNVGQVLDQKDERDMKAELCIDLELNQVIDRNVGDLSGGELQRFAIAVVAIQNAEIYMFDEPSSYLDVKQRLKAAQVVRSLLRPNSYVIVVEHDLSVLDYLSDFICCLYGKPGAYGVVTLPFSVREGINIFLAGFVPTENLRFRDESLTFKVAETPQESGEEIQGYQRYRYPTMSKTQGNFKLSVIGGEFTDSQIIVMLGENGTGKTTFIRMLAGLLKPDVVEDADVEIPEFNVSYKPQKISPKFQSTVRHLLHQKIRDSYMHPQFTTDVMKPLQIEQLMDQEVVNLSGGELQRVALCLCLGKPADIYLIDEPSAYLDSEQRIVAAKVIKRFILHAKKTAFVVEHDFIMATYLADKVIVYEGKASLDCTANAPQSLVSGMNRFLSHLNITFRRDPTNYRPRINKLDSTKDRDQKAAGSYYYLDD